A DNA window from Gemmatimonadota bacterium contains the following coding sequences:
- the rny gene encoding ribonuclease Y, whose amino-acid sequence MEFPLENLNGLLLPLAALTVFSGLVGLVIGMLWRRSKAGEMEEKAQKRAQRLFKEMEVQRRAEMLEEKRKWHDAREAQEEEINRRQSALVSQEQDMMDREKECEQRYDNLKDREDQTGLREDELEKTEERLNAQEVRLKESASEYRNRLESLARLTSEEAKQQLHGELIRDVKQEAEHQVRDILKTAQTNANREARKIVTLAISRCAVDQSTQTSVAVVPLPNDQIKARIIGKDGRNIRTFEAASEVKVMVDDTPEAVVISCFDPIRREIARTAMADLVSNGKITQSRIEEIIGRAREQIDNRLLSEGQQAVNELKLKSMHPEMMKLVGRLRFRSSYGQNALDHSKEVAFLTGMMATEIGLDELLARRCGLLHDVGKALDHEMEGSHPEIGLAFAEKYGEPEEVKNAIIAHHNDENEEITSPITFLVAAADAISGARPGARRNDPEDYVRRVVELEELARSFDGVADAYAINAGREIRVMVRPDQVDDDRTHTLASEISQKIRNDLTYPGHIKVTVIREKIAHRMTNKRDDQQHGGRRRSYGRNRNRRNAPASSGQAAG is encoded by the coding sequence ATGGAATTCCCATTGGAAAACCTGAACGGGTTATTGCTGCCCCTGGCCGCGCTGACCGTGTTTTCCGGTCTCGTCGGGCTGGTCATCGGCATGCTCTGGCGGCGCAGCAAAGCCGGCGAAATGGAGGAGAAGGCCCAGAAGCGCGCCCAGCGCCTTTTCAAGGAAATGGAAGTGCAGCGCCGTGCGGAGATGCTGGAGGAGAAACGAAAATGGCACGACGCGCGGGAAGCCCAGGAGGAGGAAATCAACAGAAGGCAGTCCGCCCTCGTGAGCCAGGAGCAGGATATGATGGACCGGGAGAAGGAGTGCGAGCAGCGGTATGACAACCTGAAGGACCGCGAAGATCAGACCGGCCTGAGGGAAGACGAACTGGAGAAGACGGAAGAGAGGCTGAACGCGCAGGAAGTCCGCCTGAAGGAATCGGCTTCGGAATACCGCAACCGGCTGGAGTCCCTGGCCCGGCTGACCTCAGAGGAAGCCAAGCAGCAGCTCCACGGCGAACTCATCCGCGACGTGAAGCAGGAAGCCGAGCACCAGGTGCGGGACATTCTCAAAACCGCCCAGACCAATGCAAACCGGGAAGCGAGAAAGATCGTTACGCTGGCGATCAGCCGGTGCGCGGTGGATCAGTCCACGCAGACCAGCGTCGCGGTGGTCCCCCTGCCCAACGATCAGATAAAAGCCCGTATCATCGGAAAGGACGGCCGAAATATCCGAACTTTCGAGGCGGCCAGCGAAGTCAAGGTGATGGTGGACGACACACCCGAAGCCGTGGTCATCTCCTGTTTCGATCCCATTCGCCGGGAAATCGCCCGGACGGCCATGGCGGATCTCGTATCCAACGGGAAGATCACCCAGAGCCGCATCGAGGAGATTATCGGGCGGGCGCGGGAACAGATCGACAACCGCCTGCTTTCGGAAGGCCAGCAGGCCGTCAACGAGCTCAAACTGAAATCGATGCACCCCGAGATGATGAAACTGGTCGGCCGGCTGCGGTTCCGTTCCAGTTACGGGCAGAACGCCCTGGATCACTCGAAGGAGGTGGCGTTCCTCACCGGCATGATGGCCACCGAGATCGGCCTGGACGAACTGCTCGCCCGGCGCTGCGGGCTCCTGCACGACGTCGGCAAGGCCCTGGACCACGAGATGGAGGGATCCCACCCGGAAATCGGCCTGGCCTTCGCGGAAAAGTACGGCGAACCCGAGGAAGTCAAGAACGCCATCATCGCCCATCACAACGACGAGAACGAGGAAATCACCTCGCCGATCACCTTTCTGGTCGCCGCGGCGGACGCCATTTCCGGCGCCCGGCCCGGCGCCCGCCGGAACGATCCCGAAGACTATGTCCGCAGGGTGGTGGAACTGGAAGAACTCGCCCGGTCCTTCGACGGGGTGGCCGACGCCTACGCCATCAACGCCGGCCGCGAGATCCGGGTCATGGTCCGTCCGGACCAGGTGGACGACGACCGGACGCACACGCTGGCTTCCGAGATCTCCCAGAAGATCCGCAACGACCTGACCTATCCCGGGCACATCAAGGTGACCGTCATCCGGGAGAAGATCGCCCACAGGATGACGAACAAGCGGGACGACCAGCAGCACGGCGGACGTCGAAGGTCGTACGGACGAAACCGGAACCGGCGTAATGCTCCGGCGTCCAGCGGACAGGCGGCGGGATAA